The sequence TTAAGATTCGATTCGGCAACATGATCAGTATACCCTTTACACCCCAGAGTacagttaaaaaagaaatatgcgAACAATGGCCAATAGCACAATACACTACAAGAAATGACAATGATAACACAATAACAGTAATGACATCTAAACAACCAGACGTATGAAACACACGGTGAATGATTTTAAACATGAATTAATGTTACCAAAGGTGAACGACAGAATATcataaattttacatcataagAATTTCACGTAAAAAAACAGTTCTAAGGATGGGGTGTCACTTACGTTGTTGTTGGTCATAGCACCGATGATTTCGGGCGCAACGAATCCTGGGATGGTCCCGAACACGTTGGTGATCCCGAACAGTATGCCTCCGAACCTCGGGGCGATCTCGATGTGACAGATCTTAAACCCTACACAAGAAGGAAGCCATGTTGGATTTAACTGCAAAATCCCTTTCTTGAAGCATTTATCCAAGACATGGAACTGTAGCAACTTAATAAATCAAAACAGTGACATAACTTTACACTTGTCTGTCAGCAGTTCCGATAAATCGATCGATATGACCCTGAGTGTGCTGTAGTGTTTCTGCGCATGCTCACCTGGTGTTGAAAGTCCACCAAAGCCCGCTGACAGAGCCAACATCGCCACTGCGGCTGCGCGGTCGCACCCCACAAATCCAGAGATGATCAGAAAGACGGCGGGGAGGAACTGTCCTGTTTGACGGTAGAATGTTCGTATACAACTTTAGAatgtaaaaagttgtttttgatttttgtgtggtttcaCAACACGTAGATTGAATTAGCTTTCGTATTGTCTGCAAGAACAAAATTTCGAACTTAATAGTTAGAGACTTTAGTACCAACCCAATGACGTCAGTAGTCTACGAGAGTTCAAGGTGTCCAAGATATCACGTGACCTGATGACGTCAATGATCCAGCCTCCAGTGACAGTGAACACCCAGATGGTCAGAGGCGACAGGGCGGAGAGAAGGCCATTCTAGGAAAAAGTAAAGAGTAGTATTGGAGATGTTgtactgtccctggtactgaataagACATCAAGTACTGCTACACTGTCTCTGGTACTGAATAAGACATCAAGTACTGCTACACTGTCTCTGGTACTGAATTAGACATCACGAACTACtgtgctgtccttagtgctgaataaAACATCAAGAACTGctgcactgtccttggtgctgaaaaaacATCAAGAATTGCTACACTGTCCTGCGTGCTCAATAAGACATCAATAACTGCTgcgctgtccctggtactgaataagGACGCTGACGCGTTTATGTACCTCCGCGATGTTGAATCCCAGGATGGCGTCCATGTAATTGGGCAGGTTCGTCAGCATAGTGTAGTTTCCCCAGTTGTTACAGaagtgaccaatcagaaggcacCACACAACTCTGGATTTGGCAAACTCGAGCCATGGCACTGGGATATCCTATGGAGAAAGAGGAAAGCTTAGACAACAAAATGATGATATTTCTTCATTATCTGTATGCTCGTCCCCATCTGAATACGTGACGATAGTGACAAGTTGCCATATGCAGAGGAAGAGACTATACGATTATGTTATTTTCGGTGAAAGTTTCTGTCAATTACTGGTTGCAAAATCTTACTCTATGCTACGATATACGCACATGTGCCAGCTTCGTACAAGTGCTATCACGAGTTTGTATAAGATAACCAACGAAATAGCCACGTGTAATTACCTCTTGCGTATTTGTGCCGATAGAATTTTCAATGTACTCTCGTTCTTCTTCGGAGATCCTCGGGTGTTCAGCAGGAGAGTCATGGACCAGTAACATCCATGCCACAAACCATACCAGGGACACGATTCCTGATGTAAGCAAGAAATAAACACAAGGCGGATATATTGAGCACCGTATAAACCATGTCaaaatgttagcaaaggccACCAACGTTACAATGTCACATGAAGTGATAAGGATGATCAGACACATCGATCGTTTGTCAGTGTCATTTCGTTTATCACCTTACAGTTGGAATTATATGTACTATGACCGCGCTCTGTCACGGACTAGGTCTCATGTTGCTATTAATAGAACATATCAAAGAACGTCTAGACATTAAAAATTTCTCCATCCAATGATCgtaaaagcccattctcatTCCATACTACACACCCTCGTATAAGGCAGATTACCCTTATTGAACTGTAGTTAAGTACCAGttgatgccatactttgtacattgtacagttgttgttcaataaagttattattatcatcatatgGTGAGGCCTTTACCTGTGATGTAGAAGACCCATGGCCAGCCGATCGTGTCTATGATGTACCCAGACAGCGCCAGGGCGATCACCGTGCCAACATTCGTGCCTGAAATATATATGGTACGTCTGGCTGTCTGTGTGCTCCATGAATCTGAATATATCGCCGCGCCCAGATAAGAGGACAACTGCTCAAACGAATAAAAAGACTGTTGAAAATAGAATGATTATTGGACAAGTCTCTCATACTAGGGTTTAGCAAGCAATTGCAAAATATGTATCACAAGGTTTGCAAAATCTGCGACTTGGTTTCCAGTTGAATACTTTTATGGTCCTACCTGTACACGTGATGGACAGCAATCTGCTCCGTTCAAGAGGCGGTGCCCACTTCCCCCACATACCGTGATGCGCAGGAAAAATCACGCCCTGAAACAAGGCCAATCATGACTTCAATGTTGACAGTGATAGTGCGAAAATGCCCATTTCAACGAGTTGAGAATAATGTACAAGCGGTACAGATCTATACAGATAGGTGGCGTACCTGGAAGAAGCCCATAAAGAATCGCACAAAGAACAGGAACCAGAAATCCACTCTGGCCGCCACGGG comes from Branchiostoma lanceolatum isolate klBraLanc5 chromosome 2, klBraLanc5.hap2, whole genome shotgun sequence and encodes:
- the LOC136428763 gene encoding sialin-like, translating into MAKFKKKPCEWVPARYVLTAMFFLGMMNAYILRSNISVAIVAMIRTPEAAGNGTDGSTSICGEFSFGSTDANKTTSQGEFDWDETQKGRILSAFFYGYVFMQVPGGYLETKFGGKKVYGISMLIGAVLTLLTPVAARVDFWFLFFVRFFMGFFQGVIFPAHHGMWGKWAPPLERSRLLSITCTGTNVGTVIALALSGYIIDTIGWPWVFYITGIVSLVWFVAWMLLVHDSPAEHPRISEEEREYIENSIGTNTQEDIPVPWLEFAKSRVVWCLLIGHFCNNWGNYTMLTNLPNYMDAILGFNIAENGLLSALSPLTIWVFTVTGGWIIDVIRSRDILDTLNSRRLLTSLGQFLPAVFLIISGFVGCDRAAAVAMLALSAGFGGLSTPGFKICHIEIAPRFGGILFGITNVFGTIPGFVAPEIIGAMTNNNQTREAWMNIFWIGAAIYVLGGIVVLLLLRTDIQPWAKAPDESSADPDVFFLEDIPNTENQRHKEETREE